One genomic segment of Nitrosopumilus sp. b3 includes these proteins:
- a CDS encoding cation transporter, with amino-acid sequence MPDDDDLPKDLAHITPAYKRALWVVVLINVGYGIAEIIGGFLADSQALKADALDFLGDGSITFLGLLAIGWGLKLRARSAFLHGIFLGVMGIAVLGYTIYRTQVLHVPEAGMMGVFGFGALLINVLAVIILLPHRKGDANVRAVWLFSRNDALGNILVIVGAGFVFLTGTSYPDLIVAGIIASLFLQSSFSIIKDARNDLKQSKST; translated from the coding sequence TTGCCTGACGATGATGATTTGCCAAAAGATCTTGCACACATTACACCTGCATACAAACGCGCATTATGGGTTGTTGTTTTAATCAATGTAGGCTACGGGATTGCCGAAATAATTGGGGGATTCTTGGCAGATTCTCAAGCACTAAAAGCTGACGCACTTGATTTTCTAGGTGACGGTTCAATCACATTTTTGGGATTGCTTGCAATAGGATGGGGTTTGAAATTACGTGCTCGCTCAGCTTTTTTACATGGAATCTTTCTAGGGGTAATGGGAATTGCAGTACTTGGTTATACAATATATCGCACACAAGTTCTGCATGTTCCAGAAGCTGGAATGATGGGAGTCTTTGGATTTGGTGCACTTTTGATAAATGTACTTGCTGTTATCATATTGCTTCCACATAGAAAGGGTGACGCTAACGTTCGTGCAGTATGGCTCTTTAGCCGAAATGACGCACTAGGTAATATTTTGGTAATAGTTGGTGCAGGTTTTGTCTTTTTGACAGGAACCTCATACCCTGATCTTATAGTAGCTGGAATAATTGCAAGTCTCTTTTTACAATCATCATTCTCAATAATTAAAGACGCTAGAAATGATCTAAAACAATCTAAATCAACGTAA
- a CDS encoding AAA family ATPase, whose product MDKKELRKIVGDVRKQNSIFSNKSFLDSLMVPNSIVGRESESKKLVDYLLSYEKGLVVPLVSIYGRSGSGKSTIVKFVCENLDLDFCYVNFRKAKTVFGCINLILSEMGHPNLKNAQGINSAFLILEGLIKETLEKSGNSLFVLCLDEFDTLFYDKRGKPSDFVYKLVVLVEKLRTLKKHMCIVTISNKVLSEFNLDDRVISRIGASEIYFDSYSQSDVLKIIRNRAKKSFLKKIDDDVLQHCANISSEEHGDARRAIDLLRTSGEIAGIENKKISKRHIDEAVSQLQKNQITTIISGGSYHFRLACAALSRLTYVNDEGWHSTSDLFKQYQQIISSDTRQISYRRFSEMLVELVNSGIAVSKTESRGRHGYGSQFKLSVDPDLIGNSCFPDWWPSVVESKKRKDDAIRSMKALKSLSFGRRRSRFGNLYGDLGL is encoded by the coding sequence TTGGATAAGAAGGAACTGCGTAAAATTGTCGGTGATGTAAGAAAACAAAATTCCATATTTTCTAACAAATCATTTCTTGATAGTCTGATGGTTCCAAATTCAATAGTTGGACGAGAATCAGAATCAAAAAAATTAGTAGACTATTTGCTTTCATATGAAAAGGGCCTGGTTGTTCCGCTAGTTTCAATTTATGGTAGAAGCGGATCTGGAAAATCAACCATTGTCAAATTCGTTTGTGAAAATTTAGATTTAGATTTTTGTTATGTAAATTTCAGAAAAGCAAAGACCGTATTTGGATGTATCAACCTAATCTTATCTGAGATGGGACATCCCAACCTAAAAAATGCCCAAGGAATAAACTCTGCATTTTTAATTTTGGAGGGATTGATTAAAGAGACACTTGAGAAATCTGGAAACTCTCTATTTGTTTTATGTCTTGATGAATTTGATACACTATTTTATGACAAACGAGGCAAGCCTTCAGACTTTGTTTACAAACTTGTCGTCCTTGTAGAAAAACTCCGTACATTAAAAAAACACATGTGTATTGTAACAATATCAAACAAAGTGTTATCTGAATTTAATTTAGATGACAGAGTCATATCTAGAATTGGCGCTTCGGAGATTTACTTTGATTCTTATTCTCAAAGTGATGTGCTAAAGATAATTCGTAATAGGGCAAAAAAATCATTTTTAAAAAAAATAGATGATGACGTTTTGCAGCATTGCGCCAATATTAGCTCAGAAGAACACGGTGATGCAAGACGTGCAATTGATCTTCTTAGGACCAGTGGCGAGATAGCTGGAATTGAAAACAAGAAAATCTCAAAGAGGCATATAGATGAAGCAGTTTCCCAGCTACAAAAAAATCAGATAACTACTATAATTTCTGGTGGCTCGTATCATTTCAGGCTTGCGTGTGCTGCACTATCTAGGCTCACATATGTCAATGATGAAGGATGGCATAGCACATCTGATCTATTCAAGCAGTATCAACAAATTATCTCCTCTGATACTAGGCAGATATCTTACAGACGATTCTCAGAGATGTTAGTTGAATTGGTAAACTCTGGCATTGCAGTATCAAAAACAGAATCCAGGGGACGACATGGGTATGGTAGCCAATTCAAGCTTTCAGTTGATCCTGATTTGATTGGTAACTCTTGTTTTCCTGACTGGTGGCCTAGTGTTGTAGAATCAAAAAAGAGAAAAGATGATGCAATTAGAAGTATGAAAGCACTCAAGTCGCTTTCTTTTGGAAGACGTCGTTCACGATTTGGTAACCTATATGGTGATCTTGGATTGTGA
- a CDS encoding PEFG-CTERM sorting domain-containing protein, producing MSEIMLSLKKYSAFVIVMCLLFPAGSVYGHGFGIDTISSVNVQGKNLSISVEMPMYFENAQEQITITATEDDTKENAKNVTFLIGLFHKNEMIFRNYFFADNGVLEIKVNPTQDEKITIHGEQDSLLGAWHGTESKPIEITGPLFTSSGIYNFEIEIRTIDEPTNIIENAGVYNADLSLIETVSFMQKDSENNDVEFRSKSYFDSISNFKYDFKAKEVTFEMPFDWSEKQLSHVSVVHVETHFPKDFVEFLSPSYSAYVNDIELFKSSVSVDDYTEDHERIVHLVMLEDHLRFLKNEMKKNDEPLPDNMSFRISASTDTAFPLEAFTKSEDFKVNLSWDPLEVEPGIDTNFIFTIRDGRTNDPLRNSDYTFVLIQNGKEIHRVSGTAQVGGEFEKFTFAEDQTGPTIIKFENIRNSGQETEFALVVVPEFGTIAMMILAIALIGTIALRGKYPTLSLS from the coding sequence ATGTCTGAAATTATGTTGTCTCTGAAAAAATATTCTGCATTTGTTATTGTGATGTGTTTACTATTCCCTGCAGGCAGTGTATATGGACATGGATTTGGAATTGACACGATTTCTTCAGTTAATGTTCAAGGAAAAAATTTGTCAATTTCAGTGGAGATGCCAATGTATTTTGAAAATGCTCAAGAGCAAATCACAATTACTGCAACTGAAGATGATACAAAAGAGAATGCAAAAAATGTTACATTTCTCATTGGCTTATTTCATAAAAATGAAATGATTTTTAGAAATTATTTTTTTGCCGATAATGGAGTATTGGAAATTAAAGTAAATCCTACACAAGATGAAAAAATCACAATTCATGGAGAACAAGATTCGCTACTAGGAGCATGGCATGGAACAGAATCAAAACCAATTGAAATTACAGGCCCATTGTTTACGTCGTCTGGTATCTATAATTTTGAGATTGAAATAAGAACTATTGATGAACCCACAAACATCATAGAGAATGCGGGTGTCTATAATGCTGATTTGAGCCTAATTGAGACTGTCTCTTTCATGCAAAAGGATTCAGAAAATAATGATGTAGAATTTAGATCAAAATCCTATTTTGATTCAATTTCAAATTTCAAGTATGATTTTAAGGCTAAAGAAGTTACATTTGAAATGCCATTTGATTGGAGTGAAAAACAATTATCGCACGTTTCAGTAGTTCATGTCGAAACTCATTTTCCAAAAGATTTTGTAGAGTTTCTGTCTCCTAGCTATTCTGCATATGTAAATGACATTGAATTATTCAAATCTTCAGTATCCGTTGACGATTACACTGAAGACCATGAAAGAATAGTTCACCTTGTAATGTTGGAGGATCATTTACGATTTTTGAAAAATGAAATGAAAAAAAATGATGAACCATTACCAGACAATATGAGTTTTAGAATATCTGCTAGTACAGACACAGCATTTCCATTAGAGGCTTTTACAAAAAGTGAGGACTTTAAAGTAAATCTTTCGTGGGATCCATTAGAAGTTGAACCAGGGATTGATACTAATTTTATTTTTACAATTAGGGATGGAAGGACAAATGATCCATTAAGAAATTCTGATTATACATTTGTATTAATTCAAAATGGAAAAGAAATTCATCGTGTATCTGGTACAGCCCAAGTTGGAGGTGAGTTTGAAAAATTTACATTTGCTGAAGATCAAACTGGTCCAACAATAATTAAATTTGAAAACATTAGAAATTCAGGACAAGAAACAGAGTTTGCTCTAGTTGTTGTACCTGAGTTTGGAACTATAGCAATGATGATTCTTGCAATTGCCCTTATTGGGACTATTGCATTAAGAGGAAAATATCCTACTTTATCCCTGTCTTGA
- a CDS encoding LON peptidase substrate-binding domain-containing protein produces MTQTKVIPIFPLDLVLFPRQELPLRIFEPRYKQLVDDCMIGDGQFGVCLLDENNTVNGWNSPKLVGTIAKITKCEDVEMDGLQLHIETIGRNSFKIKKIIPPSISQPENYDPLSVEGHQEISSIHEKIGTEEKMYIQAEVEMIPEIDENISLEKWEKLVELWKKKIVRQALPQVVEPHALDHVLEQYYLTTETPTVDYIYSLSALGAKDPNELQPILEATTMDELIQSVEELLTVK; encoded by the coding sequence TTGACACAAACTAAAGTAATTCCAATTTTTCCATTAGACTTAGTTTTATTTCCACGACAAGAACTTCCACTTCGAATTTTTGAGCCACGATACAAGCAATTAGTTGATGACTGTATGATAGGTGATGGTCAGTTTGGTGTTTGTCTTCTTGATGAAAATAATACTGTAAATGGTTGGAATTCCCCTAAATTAGTTGGAACTATTGCAAAAATTACAAAATGTGAGGATGTTGAGATGGATGGATTACAGCTTCACATTGAAACTATAGGAAGAAATTCATTTAAAATAAAAAAAATCATACCTCCATCTATTTCCCAACCTGAAAACTATGATCCACTTTCAGTAGAAGGACATCAGGAAATTTCTAGCATTCATGAAAAAATTGGAACAGAAGAAAAAATGTACATTCAAGCAGAAGTTGAAATGATTCCAGAAATTGATGAAAATATTTCATTAGAAAAATGGGAGAAATTAGTTGAATTGTGGAAAAAGAAAATTGTAAGGCAAGCATTACCGCAAGTTGTTGAACCTCATGCTTTAGATCATGTATTAGAGCAATACTACCTAACTACTGAAACACCAACTGTTGATTACATCTATTCATTATCTGCACTTGGTGCAAAAGATCCAAATGAACTTCAACCCATTTTGGAGGCCACAACCATGGATGAATTAATTCAAAGCGTAGAAGAATTACTGACAGTAAAATAA
- the pyrB gene encoding aspartate carbamoyltransferase: protein MNQFYQKDIISIKDFEKESLETIFSATNKIMQLDPADRREICKGKTLGYCFYEPSTRTRLSFDAAMASIGGNSLGISNVSSSSTQKGESLADTVRIMSIYSDVLVLRHTLDGSSRFAAEVSDKPVINAGSGTEEHPTQAIQDLFTIKKEKKKIDGLKIGIVGDLKYGRTVYSLLYGLGNYDVDVRLISPESLKIRSDSVYEIKKRLDFAESTDITETIDELDVLYVTRIQKERFPDEEEYLKVKGSYVVGLDLIKQMKDDAIVMHPLPRIDEISPDVDKTRHAKYFEQAEYGKYTRAAILGLTLNENEF from the coding sequence ATGAACCAGTTCTACCAAAAAGATATCATCTCAATTAAGGACTTTGAGAAGGAATCACTAGAAACAATATTTTCAGCAACCAACAAAATAATGCAATTAGATCCTGCTGACAGAAGAGAGATATGTAAAGGTAAAACTTTGGGGTATTGTTTTTATGAACCAAGTACTCGTACACGACTCAGTTTTGATGCTGCAATGGCATCTATTGGGGGAAATTCCTTAGGAATTTCAAATGTATCTTCATCCTCAACTCAAAAAGGTGAGAGTCTTGCTGATACTGTAAGAATTATGTCGATTTATTCTGATGTTTTGGTATTGAGACACACTTTGGATGGATCTAGCAGATTTGCAGCTGAAGTTTCTGACAAACCTGTAATTAATGCAGGTAGTGGAACTGAGGAGCATCCAACTCAGGCAATTCAAGATTTATTCACAATCAAAAAAGAAAAGAAAAAGATTGATGGTCTAAAGATTGGAATTGTAGGTGATCTTAAATATGGACGAACAGTTTACTCATTACTTTATGGACTTGGAAATTATGATGTTGATGTCAGATTAATTTCTCCGGAATCATTGAAAATTAGATCTGATTCTGTTTATGAAATTAAAAAGAGATTAGATTTTGCAGAATCAACTGACATTACAGAAACAATAGACGAACTTGATGTTCTCTATGTTACAAGAATTCAAAAGGAGAGATTTCCTGATGAAGAAGAATATCTCAAAGTTAAAGGAAGCTATGTAGTTGGATTAGATTTGATTAAGCAGATGAAAGATGATGCAATTGTAATGCATCCACTTCCAAGAATTGATGAAATTTCACCAGATGTTGATAAAACAAGGCATGCAAAATACTTTGAGCAAGCTGAATATGGAAAATATACTCGTGCAGCCATTTTGGGCTTGACACTTAACGAAAATGAATTTTAA
- the pyrI gene encoding aspartate carbamoyltransferase regulatory subunit, which yields MEQSELMVRRIKEGTVIDHIDGGKGLQVLSALRIDGGDGELITIALNVPSGKFKKKDIIKIENKFLKDDDTNKLAVIAPKATINMIKDFKLVEKRRVSLPNEIDRIFRCSNPDCITNSTEHIESIMDVIDKDGRVLKCRYCARVLDVNKLKYN from the coding sequence ATGGAACAGTCCGAACTTATGGTTCGACGAATCAAAGAAGGCACTGTAATTGACCATATTGATGGAGGTAAGGGCCTTCAGGTTCTTAGCGCATTAAGAATTGATGGTGGAGACGGTGAATTAATAACTATAGCACTAAATGTTCCAAGTGGGAAATTTAAGAAAAAAGACATCATAAAAATTGAAAATAAATTTCTCAAAGATGACGACACAAACAAACTTGCAGTAATTGCACCAAAAGCAACAATCAACATGATAAAGGATTTCAAGCTTGTAGAGAAAAGAAGGGTATCACTTCCAAATGAGATTGACAGAATATTTCGTTGCTCAAATCCTGACTGCATTACAAACAGTACAGAACACATTGAATCCATAATGGATGTAATTGACAAAGACGGAAGAGTGCTCAAATGCAGATACTGTGCCAGAGTTCTAGATGTAAATAAGCTAAAATATAATTAA
- a CDS encoding ATP synthase subunit C yields MLLLAASAISILGSTGVAFAQEDGASSGDSMKLLGAGLAFGIAAGGAGIGLGQVGAAGLAVISENPALQSKVFIFVGMVESIAIYGIVMMFIILGQ; encoded by the coding sequence ATGTTACTTTTGGCAGCATCAGCAATTTCAATTCTAGGTTCAACTGGGGTTGCATTTGCTCAAGAAGATGGTGCATCTAGTGGCGACTCTATGAAACTCCTCGGTGCTGGTCTAGCATTTGGTATTGCAGCAGGTGGAGCAGGAATAGGTCTTGGCCAAGTAGGTGCAGCAGGTCTTGCAGTCATTAGTGAGAACCCAGCTTTACAATCTAAGGTGTTCATCTTCGTAGGTATGGTCGAATCAATTGCTATCTACGGTATAGTTATGATGTTTATCATCTTAGGACAATAG
- a CDS encoding V-type ATP synthase subunit D, with protein MSFGQNVAATKIELFKYKKSTQIAVMVQQILDDKRKVLLKNIEEMIQEASKARGGIWEPLQDIYKSVNEAYLALGTNTVDSVAESTPPVMEVELHVRRVVDVKIPALTVTEKDTKSMPYGFADTNSSIDRASKQIKELMPKICKAAEYENSIFSLAKALEKTQKLLNALENVIIPQYKDNIRFILSTLEEREREEFAKLKKVKEKMESGK; from the coding sequence ATGTCATTTGGACAAAACGTTGCAGCAACAAAAATTGAGCTTTTCAAATACAAAAAATCAACTCAGATTGCTGTAATGGTTCAGCAAATTTTAGATGATAAGCGTAAAGTTCTCCTAAAAAATATTGAAGAGATGATTCAAGAAGCTTCAAAAGCTAGAGGTGGAATCTGGGAACCCTTGCAAGATATCTACAAATCTGTTAACGAAGCATATCTTGCACTTGGTACCAACACCGTTGATTCTGTTGCAGAATCAACTCCACCGGTAATGGAAGTAGAACTACACGTTAGAAGAGTAGTTGATGTAAAAATTCCTGCACTTACAGTTACTGAAAAAGATACAAAATCAATGCCATATGGATTTGCAGATACTAACTCTTCAATTGATAGAGCTTCAAAACAAATCAAAGAATTAATGCCAAAAATTTGTAAAGCTGCAGAATATGAAAACTCAATTTTTAGCCTTGCAAAAGCATTAGAAAAGACTCAAAAATTGTTAAATGCTCTTGAAAATGTAATTATTCCGCAATACAAAGATAACATTCGATTTATTTTGTCTACTCTAGAGGAAAGAGAAAGAGAAGAATTCGCAAAGTTAAAAAAAGTGAAAGAAAAGATGGAGAGTGGAAAGTAA
- a CDS encoding V-type ATP synthase subunit B yields MTTEGGVQYSKIAEIKGPLVVVDDVENAAFDELVEIETSDGERRLGKVLEVGNGKAIVQVFEGTTGLSISGTNAKFVGKVMEMPVSKEVLGRVFDGLGRPKDGLPDPIADQFIDINGEPMNPEQREYPKDFIQTGVSVIDGLMTLVRGQKLPIFSGSGMSHNLLAAQIARQASVVGTSDDFAVVFAAIGVQYSEAEYFRRSLEESGALKRSVLFLNTADDPAIERIITPRVALTVAEYLAFELGMHVLVVITDMTNYAEALREISAAREEVPGRKGYPGYLYTDLSTLYERAGKLNGKKGSVTQVPILSMPSDDITHPIPDLTGYITEGQIVVGRDLFRQGVYPPINILMSLSRLMKDGIGEGSTRDDHSEVANQVYDAYSRAQEVRALAGIVGKAGLTEIDLKYMDVGDTFEKEFLTQATDENRTIEETLTLMWKIVSKLPKNEITKIKDKFVDQYYKEE; encoded by the coding sequence TTGACAACAGAAGGCGGAGTTCAATATAGTAAGATTGCAGAAATTAAAGGTCCTCTGGTTGTAGTTGATGATGTTGAAAATGCAGCATTTGATGAACTAGTTGAAATTGAAACTTCTGATGGCGAAAGAAGATTAGGTAAAGTTCTCGAAGTAGGAAACGGTAAAGCAATTGTCCAAGTCTTTGAAGGAACAACTGGATTATCAATTTCTGGAACTAATGCAAAATTTGTAGGTAAAGTAATGGAAATGCCAGTATCCAAAGAGGTACTAGGTAGAGTATTTGATGGATTAGGCAGACCAAAAGATGGGCTACCAGATCCAATCGCTGATCAATTTATTGACATTAATGGTGAACCAATGAATCCAGAACAACGTGAATATCCAAAAGATTTCATCCAAACTGGTGTATCTGTAATTGATGGATTGATGACTCTGGTTAGAGGACAAAAACTTCCAATCTTTTCAGGCTCTGGTATGTCTCACAACCTTTTGGCAGCACAAATTGCAAGACAAGCAAGTGTTGTAGGTACCAGTGATGACTTTGCAGTAGTCTTTGCAGCAATTGGTGTGCAATACAGTGAAGCAGAATATTTCAGACGAAGTCTTGAAGAATCTGGTGCATTAAAGAGGAGTGTTCTATTTCTAAATACAGCAGATGATCCTGCAATTGAAAGAATCATTACTCCTCGTGTAGCATTAACTGTTGCTGAATATTTGGCATTTGAATTGGGAATGCACGTTTTAGTTGTAATTACTGATATGACAAACTATGCAGAGGCACTAAGAGAGATTAGTGCAGCAAGAGAGGAAGTTCCTGGAAGAAAAGGATATCCTGGTTATCTCTATACTGACCTTTCAACACTTTACGAAAGAGCAGGAAAACTTAATGGCAAAAAAGGAAGTGTAACACAAGTTCCAATTTTATCAATGCCATCTGATGATATCACCCACCCAATACCTGACCTTACCGGTTACATTACCGAAGGACAAATAGTAGTTGGAAGAGATTTGTTTAGACAAGGCGTTTACCCTCCAATCAATATTTTGATGAGTCTTAGTAGACTAATGAAAGACGGAATTGGTGAAGGAAGTACTAGGGATGATCATAGTGAAGTTGCAAACCAAGTTTATGATGCATATTCAAGAGCACAAGAAGTAAGAGCATTAGCAGGTATTGTAGGTAAAGCAGGACTAACTGAAATTGACCTCAAATACATGGATGTTGGTGATACTTTTGAAAAAGAATTCCTTACTCAAGCAACTGATGAGAACAGAACTATCGAAGAAACACTTACTCTAATGTGGAAGATTGTATCAAAATTACCAAAGAATGAGATTACTAAAATTAAAGATAAATTCGTAGATCAATATTACAAGGAAGAGTAA
- a CDS encoding V-type ATP synthase subunit A — translation MAAQGRIVWVSGPAVRADGMSDAKMYETVTVGNSKLVGEVIRLTGDVAFIQVYESTSGLKPGEPVVGTGNPLSVLLGPGIIGQLYDGIQRPLRELSKASGSFIGRGITTTPVDMTKKYHFVPTASNGDVVHPGFIIGTVQETDLIEHSIMVPPDHPGGVISNLVSEGDYDLETVLATTEKDGQSIQLKMYHKWPVRKPRPYNKRYDPTVPLLTGQRVIDTFFPIAKGGTGSIPGAFGTGKTVTLHQIAKWADSQVVVYIGCGERGNEMTEVLVEFPHLKDPRSGKPLMDRTVLVANTSNMPVAAREASIYTGVTIAEYYRDMGKDVVLVADSTSRWAEALREMSGRLEEMPAEEGYPSYLASRLAEFYERAGRVQASGSPERDGSVTLIGAVSPSGGDFTEPVTTHTMRFIKTFWALDAKLAYSRHYPSINWMNSYSGYLADIAKWWSKNISEDWFNIRSETYGILQREDTLKEIVRLLGPEALPDEEKLILEVARMVKIALLQQNSFDDVDTYCSPEKQFKLMKLLVDFYNKGQQALKEGAALSDIRELSVVSSILKARMDIKDDEMPKLDQLDKDMQEQFKSITGVKVSN, via the coding sequence ATGGCAGCTCAAGGTAGAATTGTGTGGGTAAGTGGCCCAGCTGTAAGAGCAGATGGTATGTCTGATGCAAAAATGTATGAGACTGTAACTGTTGGTAATTCAAAATTAGTAGGCGAAGTAATTCGTTTAACTGGTGATGTCGCATTTATTCAAGTTTACGAGTCAACAAGTGGATTAAAACCAGGTGAACCTGTTGTTGGTACTGGAAACCCACTTAGTGTATTATTAGGTCCAGGAATTATTGGACAACTTTATGATGGAATTCAAAGACCACTGAGAGAATTATCAAAAGCTTCTGGGTCTTTCATTGGAAGAGGTATCACAACTACTCCAGTAGATATGACAAAAAAATATCACTTTGTTCCAACTGCTTCTAATGGCGATGTAGTTCATCCAGGATTTATCATCGGCACTGTTCAAGAAACTGATCTTATTGAACACTCCATCATGGTCCCACCAGATCATCCAGGTGGTGTAATCTCAAATTTGGTATCTGAAGGTGATTATGATTTAGAAACTGTACTAGCTACTACTGAGAAAGATGGACAATCCATTCAACTCAAAATGTATCACAAATGGCCTGTACGAAAACCACGTCCATACAATAAAAGATATGATCCTACAGTTCCATTACTTACAGGTCAACGTGTTATTGATACATTCTTCCCAATTGCAAAAGGAGGAACTGGTTCAATTCCTGGTGCATTTGGAACAGGAAAGACAGTTACATTGCACCAAATTGCAAAATGGGCAGATTCTCAAGTTGTAGTCTACATTGGTTGCGGTGAAAGAGGAAATGAAATGACTGAAGTTTTAGTTGAATTCCCACATCTTAAAGATCCACGTAGTGGAAAACCACTTATGGATAGAACCGTTCTTGTTGCAAATACTAGTAATATGCCAGTAGCAGCAAGAGAGGCTAGTATCTATACTGGTGTAACAATTGCAGAATATTACAGAGATATGGGAAAAGACGTTGTACTTGTAGCAGATTCAACAAGTAGATGGGCTGAAGCACTCAGAGAAATGAGTGGTAGATTAGAAGAGATGCCAGCAGAAGAAGGTTATCCATCATATCTTGCATCAAGATTAGCAGAATTTTATGAAAGAGCAGGTCGTGTTCAAGCAAGTGGAAGTCCAGAACGTGACGGTTCAGTTACTTTGATTGGTGCTGTATCTCCATCTGGTGGTGACTTTACAGAACCAGTTACAACTCACACAATGAGATTTATCAAAACTTTCTGGGCTTTGGATGCAAAACTTGCATACTCTAGACATTACCCATCAATTAACTGGATGAACAGTTATTCTGGTTATCTTGCTGATATTGCAAAATGGTGGAGTAAAAACATTAGTGAGGATTGGTTTAACATAAGAAGTGAGACATATGGTATCTTACAAAGAGAAGACACACTAAAAGAAATTGTCAGACTCTTAGGACCTGAAGCACTACCTGATGAAGAAAAGTTAATTCTTGAAGTTGCAAGAATGGTAAAGATTGCTCTGTTACAACAAAACTCATTTGATGATGTTGACACCTATTGTAGTCCTGAAAAACAATTCAAATTAATGAAATTATTAGTTGACTTTTACAACAAAGGACAGCAAGCACTCAAAGAAGGAGCAGCGCTATCTGATATACGTGAATTATCTGTAGTTTCAAGTATACTCAAAGCAAGAATGGATATCAAAGATGATGAGATGCCAAAACTTGATCAATTAGATAAAGACATGCAAGAACAATTCAAATCAATTACAGGAGTTAAAGTTTCAAATTGA
- a CDS encoding V-type ATP synthase subunit E, producing the protein MGQRHPLASNSALETTIDKILNNTEKDILSNIKTALGESQQKLEDSIPKLESEYDKIISDGKKEADKIEKQIIGSSDIEARNKQLTILEEAVEKVFSKALDEIANTDRSGDYSNLIKTMLEESTQILGTTEITVFTNAKDKDVVQSSLSSFSGAELSPNTIDCLGGIIVKSKDGAMTFDNTIDARIERLKPLIRKDIASKFGVGN; encoded by the coding sequence ATGGGTCAACGGCACCCATTGGCATCTAATTCGGCTTTAGAAACTACGATTGACAAAATTCTCAATAACACTGAAAAAGATATCCTTTCAAACATTAAAACAGCACTTGGCGAATCTCAGCAAAAACTAGAGGATTCTATACCAAAATTAGAAAGTGAATACGATAAAATTATTTCAGATGGTAAAAAAGAGGCTGATAAGATCGAAAAACAGATCATTGGAAGTTCTGATATTGAGGCCAGAAATAAACAACTCACAATATTAGAAGAGGCAGTTGAAAAGGTCTTTTCAAAAGCACTTGATGAAATAGCAAATACTGATAGAAGTGGCGATTATTCAAATTTGATTAAAACAATGTTAGAAGAATCAACTCAAATTTTGGGTACTACTGAAATTACAGTTTTTACAAATGCTAAAGATAAGGATGTAGTACAATCTTCACTATCTTCATTCTCAGGAGCTGAGTTATCCCCTAACACAATTGATTGTCTTGGTGGAATTATAGTAAAGTCAAAAGACGGTGCCATGACATTTGATAATACAATTGATGCAAGAATTGAACGCCTGAAGCCTTTAATAAGGAAAGACATTGCATCAAAATTCGGAGTAGGAAATTAG